In Aquiflexum balticum DSM 16537, a single genomic region encodes these proteins:
- a CDS encoding YaiO family outer membrane beta-barrel protein encodes MKPQIIFFSLFLLLMQVFNPISAIAQESFDPDELYFEARKLILDGRREEGREILRKVLSKYPEYADVLVLMGRSFSWDGQYDSAGRYYERALLASPEYEDVYVAFIDNLFWSGNYDKASEILEIGIEKIGPSSMALTYRKSRLLYYRESYKEALNIANEVFAKAPKTEGILGYIQTLRRLTRINAVGATYDYDSFAGSISPWNTYSVYGRTRTDFTGSLIARVTHSQRFDDSGTQFELDAFPSLGKNSYGYLNVGFSEAFFFPQFRFGTSVFWNLPKAYEIEAGYRYLQFSEVTHIITSSFGKYISNWWLNLRLNYIPGTEGSSSSGNLQVRYYFSGPEDFFSLQASTGVSPDEENRDFQSQLLNSYRLRVGYQHLWTSRWMGFGFVGYSRDEISKDNFRNNLNISLGTEFRF; translated from the coding sequence ATGAAACCGCAAATAATTTTCTTTTCTCTTTTTTTGCTCCTAATGCAGGTATTTAATCCGATTTCTGCAATAGCCCAGGAAAGTTTTGATCCGGATGAATTATATTTTGAAGCCAGGAAATTGATTTTGGATGGAAGAAGGGAGGAGGGAAGAGAAATCCTCAGAAAAGTACTTTCCAAATATCCCGAATATGCCGATGTGTTGGTTTTGATGGGACGATCATTCAGTTGGGATGGACAATATGATTCTGCCGGTAGGTATTATGAACGTGCGTTACTGGCAAGCCCTGAGTATGAGGATGTTTATGTTGCATTTATAGATAATTTGTTTTGGAGTGGTAATTACGATAAGGCGTCTGAGATACTTGAGATCGGTATCGAAAAAATCGGACCTTCTTCCATGGCGCTGACATACCGAAAGTCAAGATTGCTTTATTATCGGGAATCCTATAAAGAAGCGCTAAATATTGCCAATGAGGTTTTTGCCAAAGCTCCAAAAACAGAAGGCATTTTAGGGTATATCCAAACATTGAGAAGACTTACCCGGATCAATGCTGTTGGCGCTACCTATGACTATGATTCCTTTGCGGGTTCTATCAGTCCATGGAATACCTATTCAGTTTATGGCAGGACCAGGACTGATTTCACAGGTTCTTTGATAGCAAGGGTTACCCATTCCCAAAGGTTTGATGACAGCGGAACTCAATTTGAGCTTGATGCATTTCCCTCCTTGGGCAAAAATTCTTATGGTTATTTGAATGTTGGTTTTTCGGAGGCTTTCTTCTTTCCACAATTCAGGTTTGGGACAAGTGTTTTCTGGAATTTACCAAAAGCTTATGAAATCGAGGCCGGATATAGATACCTTCAATTTTCGGAGGTTACACATATCATCACCTCTTCATTTGGGAAATATATCAGCAATTGGTGGCTGAATCTAAGGCTGAACTATATCCCCGGAACAGAAGGTTCCTCGAGCAGTGGCAACTTACAAGTTAGGTATTACTTCAGTGGCCCGGAGGATTTTTTCAGTTTGCAAGCATCTACGGGGGTTTCTCCTGACGAGGAAAACAGGGATTTCCAATCCCAACTGTTAAATTCCTACAGGTTGAGAGTGGGATACCAGCATCTGTGGACATCAAGATGGATGGGATTTGGTTTTGTAGGTTATTCCAGAGATGAGATTTCCAAAGACAATTTCAGAAACAACCTCAATATTTCACTTGGTACTGAATTCCGATTCTGA
- a CDS encoding alkaline phosphatase — translation MKRRDFFKNGFLTTLGLGTIGSYPVFANSPNLAKEQAKNIIFLVSDGMSAGTLNMADILLRNKEGRATKWISLYEENLVKRALMDTASANSFITDSAAAGSAWGGGMRVKNGALNIGPDGERPVPILQKFKTMGKAVGCVTSVQITHATPASFCVNNNSRNAMAEIAEDYLKLKFDVMMGGGGNFFSAEKRTDKVDLYEAYRQNGFDLVRNKADMVNANGNKPIMGVFADDGLPYAVDRVNNEELKSQVPSLAEMTKKAIEVLNKNKKGFVMQVEGGKVDWAAHGNDAPALMYDQLDFDEAVAVAMDFAVKDKETLVIITTDHGNSNPGLFGGNQASKNFEKLYTTTASNEWVLNQINSDYNASQVVDLIMAHQNIALKTADAELLLKNYRPGDNGLYNTNNLPLLPLASMQSSHNSVQWAGNNHSGDYVELAMYGPGSEKLTGFVKNFELHNFMLEACGVQKNLWT, via the coding sequence ATGAAAAGACGGGATTTCTTCAAAAATGGATTTTTAACCACCTTGGGATTGGGGACAATAGGTTCTTACCCTGTGTTTGCCAACAGCCCTAATCTGGCGAAAGAGCAGGCAAAAAACATCATCTTTCTGGTAAGTGATGGTATGAGTGCAGGCACACTGAACATGGCAGATATTCTTTTAAGAAATAAAGAAGGCCGGGCTACAAAGTGGATAAGCCTTTATGAAGAAAACCTTGTCAAAAGGGCATTGATGGATACGGCCTCTGCAAATTCTTTTATAACAGATTCAGCAGCTGCCGGCTCTGCATGGGGAGGCGGAATGAGAGTCAAAAACGGTGCTCTCAATATTGGCCCTGACGGGGAAAGACCTGTCCCAATTCTTCAAAAGTTCAAAACTATGGGGAAAGCTGTTGGATGTGTAACTTCAGTTCAGATTACCCATGCAACTCCCGCATCTTTTTGTGTCAACAATAATAGCAGAAATGCAATGGCTGAAATTGCCGAGGATTATCTGAAATTGAAATTTGATGTGATGATGGGTGGAGGTGGAAATTTTTTCAGTGCTGAAAAGAGAACTGATAAAGTGGATTTATACGAGGCCTACAGACAAAATGGATTTGATCTGGTCAGAAATAAAGCTGATATGGTCAATGCAAACGGGAATAAGCCAATCATGGGCGTATTTGCTGATGATGGACTTCCTTATGCTGTTGACAGGGTCAACAATGAAGAACTCAAATCCCAAGTTCCGAGTCTTGCAGAAATGACCAAAAAAGCCATTGAAGTTTTAAATAAAAACAAGAAAGGATTCGTCATGCAGGTGGAAGGTGGAAAAGTAGACTGGGCTGCCCATGGAAATGACGCCCCTGCCCTAATGTATGACCAATTGGATTTTGATGAAGCAGTTGCGGTGGCTATGGATTTTGCGGTAAAGGACAAAGAAACCTTGGTGATTATCACTACCGATCATGGCAATAGTAACCCGGGTTTGTTTGGCGGCAATCAGGCAAGCAAAAACTTTGAAAAGCTTTACACGACCACTGCCTCCAACGAGTGGGTTTTGAATCAGATCAATTCTGATTATAATGCTTCCCAAGTTGTTGATTTGATCATGGCACACCAAAATATCGCGCTTAAAACAGCCGATGCGGAATTATTGTTGAAAAATTATAGGCCTGGAGATAATGGGCTTTATAATACCAACAACCTTCCTTTATTGCCTTTGGCATCCATGCAGTCTTCTCATAATTCGGTTCAATGGGCAGGAAACAATCATTCCGGTGACTATGTGGAATTGGCTATGTATGGACCGGGATCTGAAAAATTAACGGGATTTGTCAAAAACTTTGAACTGCACAACTTTATGCTTGAGGCTTGCGGTGTCCAAAAGAATCTGTGGACTTAG
- a CDS encoding glutamate-5-semialdehyde dehydrogenase → MTDYKYIFQSVKSATRNLPLLTEREIIQTLQSLREISLNSIDFILQANLQDLAKMDHNDPKYDRLLLSEERIKNICNEIAQVESLPSPLNRILESKILENGLELQKISVPISVLGIIYEARPNVTFDVFSLALKSGNGLVLKGSADAEHSNMAIISLIHQALELNNIPKDAYQLLPVEREATKALLEAVGLVDIIIPRGSQGLIDFVRQNAKVPVIETGAGIVHTFFDETGDLTKGKAIIHNAKTRRPSVCNSLDCLIIHESRINELPELLKPVLDSGVRIFADEKSYATLEGKHAVEKAKNEHFGMEFLSLQMSIKTVSDLDEALNHISKYSSRHSEAIISENQANIDKFLKMVDAAAVYANASTAFTDGNQFGMGAEIGISTQKLHARGPMALNELTSYKWIIKGNGQIR, encoded by the coding sequence ATGACTGATTACAAGTATATTTTCCAATCCGTCAAATCCGCGACAAGAAATTTACCTTTACTAACAGAAAGGGAAATTATCCAAACGCTCCAATCACTTAGGGAAATTTCACTCAATAGCATAGATTTTATTTTGCAGGCAAACCTTCAGGATTTGGCCAAGATGGATCACAATGATCCGAAATATGACCGTCTTTTACTTTCTGAAGAAAGAATAAAAAATATCTGTAATGAAATTGCACAGGTTGAATCATTGCCCTCTCCTTTGAACAGGATTTTGGAAAGCAAAATTTTAGAAAATGGTCTTGAACTTCAAAAAATCTCCGTTCCCATAAGCGTATTGGGAATTATTTATGAGGCAAGGCCAAATGTTACCTTTGATGTATTTAGCCTGGCACTTAAATCGGGCAACGGCCTCGTACTGAAAGGCAGTGCTGATGCTGAGCATTCAAACATGGCGATCATTTCTCTGATACATCAAGCGCTCGAATTGAATAATATTCCAAAAGATGCCTATCAACTTTTACCTGTGGAAAGGGAAGCTACAAAAGCACTTTTGGAAGCCGTGGGTTTGGTGGATATTATCATTCCCCGTGGAAGTCAAGGGCTGATTGATTTCGTGAGGCAAAATGCCAAAGTACCTGTAATTGAAACCGGGGCCGGAATTGTGCATACTTTTTTTGATGAAACAGGTGACCTAACCAAAGGAAAAGCCATTATACATAATGCCAAAACAAGACGGCCAAGTGTATGCAATAGTCTGGATTGTTTGATCATTCATGAGAGCAGAATCAATGAACTTCCAGAACTCTTAAAACCGGTCTTGGATTCAGGAGTGAGGATATTTGCCGATGAAAAGTCATATGCAACGCTTGAAGGAAAACATGCAGTTGAAAAAGCAAAAAACGAACATTTTGGGATGGAATTTTTATCACTTCAAATGTCCATCAAGACTGTATCGGACTTAGATGAGGCATTAAACCATATTTCTAAATACAGTTCCAGGCACAGTGAAGCCATCATTTCCGAGAATCAGGCCAACATCGACAAATTTCTGAAGATGGTCGACGCGGCAGCAGTATATGCAAATGCCTCCACTGCTTTTACTGATGGCAACCAATTTGGCATGGGAGCGGAGATCGGAATCAGCACACAGAAACTTCATGCAAGAGGTCCTATGGCCTTAAATGAGCTTACAAGCTATAAATGGATCATAAAAGGAAACGGACAGATTAGATAA
- a CDS encoding LTA synthase family protein — MLLPLGEDLYAYSVDDVLATVKASGELNIVNIGASLFLFAAVYYILSLGKHIPLTFNFSAGLTMICYAFIITYNFLPEKELKERPELEKNLIANKSFYFYNQSYNYFTNKDYIYFDFFLSPPSKTNLLVQKNFVEPNYPFLHENNYPDVLSPYFSNFDSIPDLVFVIVEGLGKAYSGEDAYLGSFTPFLDSLSNHSLYWKNGLSTTGRTFGVLTGIFGSLPFAQNGFMEQAPEYPLHLSLFSILKHNGYFTNYHIGADKNFDNVGSFLEYQKVDRILDMSSFDADFEETPSKSGFSWGYPDKAMFENGMRKIPREMRQAQLSVFQTQTSHDPFLIPDEQRYFDLFETYISKTLRANPMEVANYRKYQSMYASILYVDEAIKEFFEEYKKMPKYENTIFIITGDHRLPEIPLATTIDRFHVPIMIFSEKLQRPKRIHGITTHFEITPTLLGFLKSHYELDLPSMTAWKGYVMDTSSVFQSNISNPLMRNKNQLIDYLSNEYVLSDNQLYRLYDNMGMEPITDIKLKEKLSREFENYRNSNRYATENNRIIPDSLKVYLPLK; from the coding sequence ATGCTTTTACCCTTAGGAGAAGATTTATATGCTTATTCCGTTGATGATGTTTTGGCTACAGTCAAAGCTTCAGGAGAATTAAATATTGTCAATATCGGAGCCTCACTATTCTTATTTGCTGCTGTTTACTATATTTTGAGTTTGGGAAAACACATCCCTTTGACTTTTAATTTTTCCGCAGGTTTGACTATGATTTGTTATGCTTTTATAATCACCTACAACTTTTTACCTGAAAAAGAGCTTAAAGAAAGACCTGAACTGGAAAAAAATCTGATAGCAAATAAATCTTTTTATTTTTACAATCAATCCTATAATTATTTCACTAACAAAGATTATATCTATTTTGATTTTTTCCTTTCCCCACCCAGTAAAACCAACCTTCTTGTCCAAAAAAACTTTGTAGAGCCAAATTACCCGTTCTTGCACGAAAACAACTATCCGGATGTTCTCAGTCCGTATTTCAGTAATTTCGATAGTATCCCTGATTTGGTTTTTGTGATTGTAGAAGGTTTAGGAAAAGCTTATTCCGGTGAAGATGCATATTTGGGGAGTTTTACACCATTCTTGGATTCACTCAGCAATCATTCTCTGTATTGGAAAAACGGGCTATCTACTACCGGCAGAACTTTTGGGGTACTCACAGGAATCTTTGGTTCTCTTCCTTTTGCCCAAAATGGATTTATGGAACAGGCACCGGAATACCCCCTGCATTTATCCTTATTCTCTATTTTGAAGCACAACGGCTATTTCACCAATTACCATATTGGAGCAGATAAGAATTTTGATAACGTCGGCTCTTTTTTGGAATACCAAAAAGTGGATAGAATTCTGGATATGTCATCCTTCGATGCGGATTTTGAAGAAACCCCTTCGAAATCAGGGTTTTCCTGGGGTTATCCTGACAAGGCCATGTTTGAAAATGGCATGAGAAAAATCCCAAGGGAAATGAGACAAGCACAGCTGTCCGTTTTTCAAACACAAACTTCCCACGACCCTTTTTTGATTCCGGATGAACAAAGGTATTTCGATCTATTTGAAACATATATTTCCAAAACCCTGAGAGCCAATCCGATGGAGGTGGCCAATTACAGAAAATACCAAAGCATGTATGCCAGTATTCTATATGTGGATGAAGCCATCAAGGAATTTTTTGAGGAGTATAAAAAAATGCCCAAATACGAAAATACCATATTCATCATTACAGGTGACCACAGGCTACCCGAAATTCCTTTAGCCACTACCATAGACAGATTCCATGTGCCCATAATGATCTTCTCTGAAAAACTCCAAAGACCAAAAAGAATTCATGGAATCACTACCCATTTTGAGATCACTCCTACTCTTTTAGGATTTCTTAAATCCCATTATGAACTGGATTTACCATCAATGACTGCCTGGAAAGGATATGTCATGGACACTTCATCGGTTTTCCAATCCAACATTTCAAATCCATTGATGAGAAATAAAAACCAACTTATTGATTATCTCAGCAATGAATATGTGTTGTCCGACAACCAACTTTACAGGCTTTATGACAACATGGGTATGGAACCGATCACTGATATCAAACTGAAAGAAAAACTGTCCCGCGAGTTCGAAAACTATAGGAACTCCAACAGATATGCAACCGAAAACAACCGGATCATTCCCGATTCACTCAAGGTCTATTTGCCTTTGAAATAA
- a CDS encoding class I SAM-dependent methyltransferase, translating into MKNKGVLIKELCKNISTTGAITFSSTSLVNKMLSYANFEGLKFIVELGGGDGSITKGIVERMDPDALLLVFEINKPFCEALEKQFPQDNVKIICDSAENLDKYLNGQKVDIILSSLPLTLIKKDAREEIYKKSKNAINGQGKFIQICYSYLLKYQFAGYFGNIKSYLSVKNFPPTFILVCN; encoded by the coding sequence ATGAAAAATAAAGGGGTCTTAATTAAAGAACTTTGCAAAAATATTTCCACAACGGGAGCAATTACTTTCAGTTCTACTTCATTGGTTAACAAAATGTTATCCTATGCGAATTTTGAGGGATTGAAATTTATAGTTGAGTTGGGTGGGGGTGATGGCAGTATTACCAAGGGAATAGTTGAAAGAATGGATCCTGACGCTTTGTTGCTTGTTTTTGAAATCAATAAACCTTTTTGTGAGGCTCTTGAAAAACAATTTCCCCAGGATAATGTAAAAATCATCTGTGATTCGGCTGAAAATCTTGACAAATATCTCAATGGACAAAAAGTTGACATCATCCTTTCCTCTTTGCCTTTGACTTTGATCAAGAAAGATGCAAGAGAAGAAATCTATAAAAAGAGTAAAAATGCGATAAATGGTCAAGGAAAATTTATCCAAATCTGTTACTCGTATTTATTGAAATATCAGTTTGCAGGCTACTTCGGAAACATCAAAAGTTATTTATCTGTCAAAAATTTTCCCCCGACTTTTATTCTGGTCTGTAATTGA
- a CDS encoding glycosyltransferase family 2 protein — translation MYSILFNILVEIMGILFLVYSFSIITIYLVMAALSALEMRDHLRKNKFADYHDVITSPVSPGISIIAPAFNEGRNIVQNAKSLLTLHYSRYEVIIVNDGSKDDSLERMVESFDLVKTDYAYNYQIACKNVRGVYKSTNRSFSKLTIVDKENGGKADALNAGINIAQNEILACIDVDCILSSDSLTRMVRPFMEETHRKVIAVGGVIGVANNCDVKDGTVTKYRVPDTLLGRFQVIEYFRAFLMGRMAWTRINGLMLISGAFGFFKRDLVLKVGGYFPKTVGEDMELVVRMRRYMNEEGIAHKVGFVPDPLCWTEVPETKGVLSRQRNRWMRGTIETLQLHQNISMNPKHGVLGMVSYPFWAIFEKWAPILEFIGIIYTMIMVFTGDISALYFIALFVLIYCFSILISSFSILYEEVAYNNYKDKTDLKKLIKTIILEPFLIHPLLVWWGLKGHWHFIKGKGGWGEMIRTGFKKATDKQKVSAVTP, via the coding sequence ATGTATAGTATTTTATTCAATATTTTGGTTGAAATCATGGGCATACTCTTTTTGGTGTATAGCTTCTCCATCATTACGATTTACCTGGTGATGGCAGCTTTGTCGGCACTGGAGATGAGAGACCACCTCAGAAAGAACAAATTTGCTGATTATCATGATGTCATTACAAGTCCGGTTTCTCCGGGAATTTCCATAATTGCTCCGGCTTTTAATGAAGGCAGAAATATTGTTCAGAACGCTAAAAGTCTTTTGACACTTCATTACAGCAGGTATGAGGTAATCATAGTAAATGATGGCTCTAAAGATGACAGCTTGGAAAGAATGGTGGAAAGTTTTGATTTGGTAAAAACGGATTATGCTTACAATTATCAGATAGCATGTAAAAATGTCAGAGGGGTATATAAATCTACCAACAGGTCTTTTTCGAAGCTTACTATTGTCGATAAGGAAAATGGCGGAAAAGCTGATGCTTTGAATGCAGGAATCAATATTGCACAAAATGAGATTCTGGCCTGTATTGATGTGGATTGTATTCTTTCAAGTGATTCTTTGACCAGAATGGTGCGTCCTTTTATGGAGGAAACCCATAGAAAAGTAATTGCTGTCGGTGGAGTTATTGGTGTGGCCAACAATTGTGATGTGAAAGACGGAACAGTTACCAAGTACAGGGTCCCGGATACTTTATTGGGAAGATTTCAGGTAATTGAATATTTCAGGGCATTCCTTATGGGAAGAATGGCATGGACAAGGATCAATGGTCTGATGTTGATATCGGGCGCATTTGGATTTTTTAAAAGAGATTTGGTATTGAAGGTGGGAGGATATTTTCCGAAGACAGTGGGAGAGGATATGGAGCTTGTGGTCAGGATGAGGCGGTATATGAATGAGGAAGGTATAGCACACAAAGTTGGCTTTGTTCCTGACCCCTTGTGCTGGACCGAAGTTCCGGAAACTAAGGGAGTGCTTTCCAGACAAAGAAACCGCTGGATGCGGGGAACCATTGAGACTTTGCAGCTTCACCAAAACATCAGTATGAATCCCAAACACGGTGTCCTGGGTATGGTATCTTATCCTTTTTGGGCAATTTTTGAAAAGTGGGCTCCTATCCTGGAATTTATAGGGATTATCTACACCATGATAATGGTCTTCACCGGTGATATCAGTGCTTTGTATTTCATTGCTCTTTTTGTCCTTATATACTGTTTTTCCATTCTGATATCCTCATTCAGTATTTTGTACGAAGAGGTTGCCTACAATAATTATAAGGACAAAACGGATCTGAAGAAACTGATCAAAACCATTATTTTGGAACCGTTTCTGATTCATCCGCTATTGGTATGGTGGGGATTGAAAGGACATTGGCACTTCATCAAAGGAAAAGGAGGCTGGGGAGAAATGATCAGGACGGGTTTCAAAAAAGCCACTGACAAACAAAAGGTAAGCGCTGTAACCCCATAA
- a CDS encoding DUF4920 domain-containing protein, with translation MKKIMLPFLLLSIVIWSCQPQSNKQAEEKAVDADTPTGNFGEAINDDGVVSLTQLVSELQDNEAFEGKVVGEIKEVCSMKGCWMTIDLPNGQTMRVTFKDYGFFVPKNSQGYPVIIEGVATKKITDVATLRHYAEDAGKSKEEIESITEPKQEYAFEAIGVIIRDDA, from the coding sequence ATGAAAAAAATAATGCTCCCATTCCTGCTTTTATCCATTGTTATATGGTCCTGCCAGCCTCAATCCAACAAACAAGCAGAGGAAAAAGCTGTTGATGCTGATACTCCCACCGGTAATTTTGGTGAAGCGATCAATGATGATGGCGTGGTTTCATTGACCCAATTGGTTTCGGAACTTCAGGATAATGAAGCATTTGAAGGCAAAGTTGTAGGAGAAATCAAGGAGGTGTGTTCCATGAAGGGATGTTGGATGACTATTGATCTTCCCAACGGACAGACTATGAGAGTCACTTTCAAGGATTACGGTTTTTTTGTGCCCAAAAACTCTCAAGGATATCCTGTCATCATAGAAGGTGTTGCAACAAAGAAAATTACTGATGTGGCTACTTTGCGGCACTATGCTGAAGATGCAGGTAAATCCAAGGAAGAAATTGAATCCATTACTGAACCAAAGCAGGAATATGCTTTTGAGGCAATTGGGGTAATTATCCGGGATGATGCCTAG
- a CDS encoding HAEPLYID family protein, producing the protein MERILLDSIFLSEVEESVKNQKPKVLHAEPLYIDLIRDLGARKGEKEWNVGLGMTDKRGYDEYEALIEYEWAVIDRLGLEIEIPVTVFSSRGDLPLDITRPSNRVESIKLATQWSFLVSEKAKTSLALGYIHEFEFVDLNKMGQGDLFKGNIYNPFFIAAKRWGRNYHTLIYTGPRIEKLFEHNKPDITYEINSNFHYMIAGTRNFIGVEVNQGINQGKLETVLRPQMRLGLAENLMVGIVTGIPINREQQGLSSFIRIIYEPGFKTFH; encoded by the coding sequence ATGGAAAGAATCTTGTTGGACAGTATTTTCCTATCTGAAGTCGAGGAATCGGTCAAAAACCAAAAACCAAAAGTATTGCACGCAGAACCCTTATATATTGATCTTATCCGTGACTTGGGCGCCCGGAAAGGCGAAAAAGAATGGAACGTGGGCTTGGGGATGACCGATAAGCGTGGATATGATGAATATGAAGCATTGATAGAATATGAATGGGCAGTTATTGACCGGCTTGGGCTGGAAATTGAAATTCCGGTTACCGTATTCTCCAGTAGAGGTGACTTACCTTTGGACATCACCCGGCCGTCCAATCGAGTCGAGTCCATCAAATTGGCAACACAATGGTCTTTTTTGGTTTCAGAAAAAGCAAAAACTTCTCTGGCTTTGGGCTATATCCATGAATTCGAATTTGTAGACTTGAATAAAATGGGTCAGGGCGATTTATTCAAAGGAAATATTTACAACCCGTTTTTTATTGCAGCCAAAAGATGGGGTAGAAATTACCATACCCTTATTTATACCGGACCAAGGATTGAAAAACTGTTTGAACATAACAAACCGGATATCACCTACGAAATCAACAGTAACTTTCATTACATGATTGCAGGGACAAGAAATTTTATCGGTGTGGAAGTAAATCAGGGAATTAACCAAGGCAAACTTGAAACAGTCCTTAGACCTCAGATGAGGCTCGGACTTGCAGAAAACTTAATGGTGGGCATTGTTACAGGAATTCCCATCAACCGCGAACAGCAAGGGCTTAGTTCCTTTATTCGGATTATTTATGAGCCTGGATTTAAGACCTTTCATTAG
- a CDS encoding DUF3253 domain-containing protein, with protein MTSRNYIEPNILALAILEMCRMRKGQSFCPSDVVKWLYPQDWEFFLTDIRIEMMRLYKEGKVLVTQNGIPVNPDVTPIGLVRISSVPKTS; from the coding sequence ATGACCTCAAGAAATTACATAGAACCCAATATTCTTGCACTGGCCATTTTGGAAATGTGCAGAATGAGAAAAGGGCAAAGTTTTTGTCCTTCTGATGTTGTAAAATGGCTTTACCCGCAGGATTGGGAGTTTTTTCTGACAGATATCAGGATTGAAATGATGCGTCTTTACAAAGAGGGAAAGGTGTTGGTAACCCAAAATGGAATACCGGTAAATCCTGATGTCACACCAATAGGTCTTGTCAGGATTAGTTCTGTTCCCAAAACTTCTTGA
- the msrA gene encoding peptide-methionine (S)-S-oxide reductase MsrA has product MKSMLFIFSLAMTTIFACAQTSSNKEKNMRDLPKTTVDVPEGYEIATLGGGCFWCTEAIYQELKGVKSVKSGYSGGYVDNPTYRQVTSGTTGHAEVIQVLFDPSEISFSEILEIFWSTHDPTTLNRQGADVGPQYRSAVFFHSESQKEEADFFRKKLDESGAFSRPIVTEMTPFSNFYVAEDYHQNYFNDNGMQPYCQFVIKPKLEKFKKAFADKLK; this is encoded by the coding sequence ATGAAATCAATGCTTTTTATTTTCAGCCTGGCAATGACTACCATATTTGCTTGTGCGCAGACCTCATCAAACAAAGAAAAAAACATGCGAGATTTACCAAAAACAACAGTTGATGTACCGGAAGGATATGAAATCGCCACCTTGGGCGGGGGCTGCTTTTGGTGTACAGAAGCTATCTATCAGGAACTAAAAGGAGTAAAAAGTGTCAAATCCGGGTATAGCGGTGGTTATGTAGACAATCCAACTTATAGACAGGTTACCTCCGGTACAACAGGTCACGCCGAAGTTATTCAGGTTTTATTTGATCCTTCTGAGATTTCTTTTTCGGAAATATTGGAGATTTTTTGGTCTACCCATGATCCTACTACACTCAATAGGCAAGGGGCAGATGTTGGTCCTCAATACAGGTCCGCCGTTTTCTTTCATTCTGAAAGCCAAAAAGAAGAAGCTGATTTTTTCAGAAAAAAACTTGATGAGTCAGGTGCTTTTTCCAGGCCAATAGTGACCGAAATGACTCCATTCAGCAATTTCTACGTCGCTGAGGATTATCATCAGAACTATTTCAATGATAATGGGATGCAACCGTATTGTCAGTTTGTGATAAAACCCAAATTGGAAAAATTCAAAAAGGCATTTGCTGACAAGTTAAAGTGA
- a CDS encoding DUF983 domain-containing protein, protein MKERSLGAAMLQAKCPKCREGNIFPNSIFSYRKLTVVNQRCPNCNAVLIPEPDFFYGAMYISYAFSVALVINVMIILNFFFEDPAVSVYILTVVVANIVLLPLMLRYSKVLYLYWLGKLKYTPADQRS, encoded by the coding sequence ATGAAAGAAAGATCTTTAGGGGCAGCAATGCTTCAGGCAAAGTGTCCAAAATGCAGGGAAGGGAATATTTTCCCCAATTCAATTTTTAGTTATCGTAAGCTTACTGTAGTAAACCAAAGATGTCCGAATTGTAATGCTGTCTTGATACCTGAGCCTGATTTTTTTTATGGTGCCATGTATATCAGCTATGCTTTTTCAGTAGCCTTGGTTATCAATGTGATGATTATTCTCAATTTTTTCTTCGAGGATCCCGCAGTATCGGTTTATATACTTACCGTTGTTGTGGCGAATATTGTTTTACTTCCTCTTATGTTGAGGTACTCTAAAGTCCTGTATCTCTATTGGTTGGGAAAATTGAAATATACTCCTGCAGATCAAAGAAGCTGA